The following are encoded in a window of Arthrobacter sp. NicSoilB4 genomic DNA:
- the dprA gene encoding DNA-processing protein DprA, protein MTESERTARAALSRLFEPQDAAGLALVRIAGAEDALRIATGQLAGGADLEQELFGLLDENSSGVGWTGLGTARKRWAPRVPDLAPDRDLATMQRLGGRLIIPSDELWPRQLADLGLQEPICLWWRGIEQELPPAATSIALVGSRDSTSYGSSVTGDLAYSLAQRGFTIISGGAYGIDAHAHRAALAAGSSGSMPTIAVMAGGVDRFYPSGNEDLLRDVANQGAVLAEVPPGSAPTRYRFLQRNRLIAALASVTVVVEARWRSGALNTAHHAETLGRAVGAVPGSVHSANSAGCHRLLREGGAVCVTDAGEIAELAAPSGESLPEVRTGPAAVHDGLTLEDLILLDALPLRTTSSVEKLTAVAGLSADSVRAGLGRLGLLGLAESHAGGWKRAGRAG, encoded by the coding sequence ATGACAGAGAGCGAACGGACTGCCAGGGCAGCGCTGTCCCGGCTGTTCGAGCCACAGGACGCGGCGGGCCTCGCGCTCGTCCGCATCGCCGGAGCCGAGGATGCTCTGAGGATCGCCACCGGCCAGCTGGCCGGTGGCGCGGATCTGGAACAGGAGCTGTTCGGGCTTCTGGACGAGAACAGCTCGGGCGTCGGCTGGACGGGCCTGGGGACGGCCCGGAAGCGCTGGGCGCCGAGGGTTCCGGATCTGGCGCCGGACCGTGACCTCGCGACGATGCAACGCCTCGGGGGGCGCCTGATCATTCCATCGGACGAACTGTGGCCGCGGCAACTGGCCGACCTGGGACTGCAGGAACCGATCTGCCTCTGGTGGCGCGGCATCGAGCAGGAGCTGCCCCCGGCCGCCACGTCCATTGCGCTGGTGGGTTCCAGGGACAGTACCTCCTATGGATCGTCCGTGACAGGCGATCTCGCGTACTCGCTGGCGCAGCGGGGATTCACGATCATCTCGGGCGGCGCCTACGGGATCGATGCGCACGCCCACCGGGCTGCCCTCGCCGCGGGCTCCTCCGGGAGCATGCCCACCATTGCAGTGATGGCAGGGGGAGTGGACCGGTTCTACCCCTCCGGCAACGAGGATCTGCTCCGCGACGTCGCAAATCAGGGCGCGGTCCTGGCGGAAGTTCCGCCGGGGTCAGCGCCCACGCGATATCGGTTTCTGCAACGCAACAGGCTGATCGCCGCGCTCGCGTCGGTCACAGTCGTCGTGGAAGCCCGCTGGAGATCCGGCGCGCTGAACACCGCGCACCATGCTGAAACGCTGGGCAGGGCCGTTGGTGCGGTGCCGGGGTCGGTTCACAGCGCCAACTCCGCGGGCTGCCACCGGCTGCTCCGCGAGGGAGGGGCTGTCTGCGTCACCGACGCGGGGGAGATTGCGGAACTCGCCGCGCCCAGCGGCGAATCGCTGCCCGAAGTCCGGACCGGCCCGGCGGCGGTCCACGACGGACTGACCCTGGAGGACCTCATCCTGCTCGACGCCCTGCCGCTGCGGACCACCAGTTCCGTCGAAAAGCTCACGGCCGTGGCGGGACTGAGCGCTGACTCGGTCAGGGCGGGACTCGGCCGGCTCGGCCTGCTGGGCCTGGCCGAGTCGCACGCCGGCGGCTGGAAACGGGCGGGCAGGGCAGGCTGA
- a CDS encoding YifB family Mg chelatase-like AAA ATPase, giving the protein MALGRTYSVALVGLNGYIVEVEADIGQTLPAFIILGLPDASLNEAKERIRSAAQNSGIPLSRRKITANLIPASLPKRGSGFDLAIAMAALLASNDVRSTGRTVFIAELGLDGRLRPVRGVLPAVMAAVRAGYADIVVAQANAAEAQLVPGARVQGYATLARLAFDFGADPQDLALDFEPEPEDGAPEAGAGGLSVVPPDMRDVSGQGDARRALEVAAAGAHHLLLTGPPGAGKTMLAERLPGLLPDLGDAEAMEVTAIHSLCALTSASLHLVRRPPYENPHHTATPAAIIGGGSGLPRPGAASRAHRGVLFLDEAPEYERRVLDALRQPLESGELVLHRSAGTAAYPARFQLVLAANPCPCGKATGKGVDCICTPTMRRRYLARMSGPLLDRVDIQLQLERVSLADFGQPSAEEDSPTIAARVRAARERQLERLLPFGMETNAQVPGRVLRGALRLGAPTTRILDHALERGVLTARGYDRVLRLSWTLADLALRDVPEADDIGLALNLRQAAVAA; this is encoded by the coding sequence GTGGCGCTCGGCCGGACGTACTCGGTGGCCCTGGTCGGGCTGAATGGCTACATCGTGGAGGTCGAGGCCGACATCGGCCAGACCCTGCCGGCATTCATCATCCTGGGGCTGCCCGACGCCTCGCTCAACGAGGCCAAAGAACGGATCCGCTCGGCCGCCCAGAACTCCGGTATTCCCTTGAGCCGCCGGAAAATCACCGCCAACCTGATTCCGGCGTCGCTGCCCAAACGCGGCTCCGGCTTTGACCTGGCCATCGCCATGGCCGCCCTGCTGGCCTCCAACGACGTCCGGTCCACCGGGCGGACGGTCTTCATTGCGGAGCTGGGCCTCGACGGCAGGCTCCGGCCGGTCCGCGGGGTCCTTCCCGCTGTTATGGCGGCGGTGCGGGCCGGATATGCCGACATCGTGGTGGCGCAGGCGAACGCCGCCGAGGCGCAGCTGGTGCCCGGCGCCCGCGTGCAGGGCTACGCCACCCTGGCCCGTCTGGCGTTTGATTTCGGAGCCGACCCACAGGACCTGGCCCTCGATTTCGAACCCGAACCGGAAGATGGTGCACCGGAAGCCGGCGCCGGGGGCCTTTCGGTCGTGCCGCCGGACATGCGCGATGTGTCCGGACAGGGCGACGCGCGGAGGGCGCTGGAAGTCGCCGCTGCCGGCGCCCACCACCTGCTGCTCACCGGTCCTCCAGGCGCGGGAAAAACGATGCTGGCTGAACGCCTTCCGGGGCTCCTGCCGGACCTGGGCGACGCCGAGGCCATGGAGGTGACCGCCATTCATTCGCTTTGCGCGCTGACCTCGGCCTCCCTCCATCTGGTGCGCAGGCCACCGTATGAGAACCCCCACCACACGGCTACGCCTGCGGCCATCATCGGAGGAGGCTCGGGGCTGCCTCGGCCCGGCGCGGCGTCCCGTGCCCACCGCGGTGTGCTGTTCCTCGATGAGGCGCCTGAATACGAACGCAGGGTCCTGGATGCGCTCCGGCAGCCACTGGAGAGCGGGGAGCTCGTGCTTCACCGCTCGGCAGGAACAGCGGCCTACCCTGCCCGCTTCCAGCTGGTTCTTGCGGCCAACCCGTGCCCCTGTGGCAAGGCCACGGGCAAGGGGGTCGACTGCATCTGCACCCCGACGATGCGCCGGCGATATCTGGCGCGGATGTCCGGACCGTTGCTCGACAGGGTGGATATCCAGCTGCAGCTTGAGCGGGTGTCGCTGGCCGACTTTGGCCAGCCCTCGGCCGAGGAGGATTCCCCCACCATTGCGGCCCGTGTCCGGGCCGCGCGGGAGCGCCAGCTGGAGCGGCTGCTGCCGTTCGGCATGGAGACCAACGCCCAGGTGCCGGGGCGCGTGCTCCGGGGTGCCCTGCGGCTCGGCGCCCCCACCACTCGGATCCTGGACCACGCCCTGGAACGCGGGGTACTGACGGCGCGCGGCTACGACCGTGTGTTGCGTTTGTCATGGACCCTGGCGGATCTGGCCCTGCGGGACGTCCCGGAGGCCGACGATATCGGGCTCGCGCTCAATCTGCGGCAGGCCGCCGTCGCGGCCTGA
- a CDS encoding YraN family protein, translated as MKAKDVLGRRGEELAAGYLEAQGMRIVDRNWRCSEGEIDIVALDGDALVIAEVKTRKSLAYGHPFEAVGVDKLARLHRLASAWCRDHELRMPLRRVDVVAVLDNGIGEPAVEHLKGVG; from the coding sequence ATGAAAGCAAAGGATGTGCTGGGCCGGCGCGGTGAGGAACTCGCCGCCGGATACCTGGAAGCCCAGGGCATGCGGATCGTGGACCGCAACTGGCGGTGCTCCGAGGGCGAAATCGATATTGTGGCGCTCGACGGCGACGCGCTGGTCATCGCCGAGGTGAAGACGCGCAAGTCCCTCGCCTACGGGCATCCCTTCGAGGCCGTCGGCGTGGACAAACTGGCCCGGCTGCACCGGCTGGCTTCGGCCTGGTGCCGCGACCATGAACTGCGGATGCCGCTGCGCCGCGTCGACGTGGTTGCCGTGCTCGACAACGGCATCGGCGAGCCGGCCGTGGAGCACCTCAAGGGGGTGGGGTAG
- a CDS encoding HAD domain-containing protein: MKVLFLDIDGVVNRAGTRQRYHGFMGIDPVLAFKVRKIILDTDAAIVLTSTWRHFQDGRQEVDRHVYKTFDVTPTADTGFRGEEVKMWLDQHPEVTRYAIVDDDTDFYADQPLFKTNWQTGITDEVAQQVTGFLNIGDNP, translated from the coding sequence ATGAAAGTACTTTTCCTCGATATTGATGGAGTCGTCAACCGCGCGGGTACGAGACAGCGCTATCACGGCTTCATGGGGATCGACCCCGTCCTAGCGTTCAAGGTCCGCAAGATCATCCTCGATACCGATGCAGCCATTGTTCTTACGTCCACATGGCGGCACTTCCAGGACGGCCGCCAAGAAGTCGACCGACACGTCTACAAAACCTTTGACGTTACACCGACAGCAGACACAGGCTTTCGTGGCGAGGAGGTGAAGATGTGGCTGGACCAGCATCCGGAAGTGACGCGGTATGCCATTGTCGACGATGACACTGACTTCTATGCCGATCAGCCCTTGTTCAAAACGAACTGGCAAACGGGAATCACCGACGAGGTCGCGCAGCAGGTAACCGGGTTTCTTAACATCGGCGATAACCCATGA
- a CDS encoding DUF2469 domain-containing protein, giving the protein MSAEDLENYETDMELQLYREYRDVVGLFSYVVETERRFYLANHVDLQARSADGEVYFDLTLQDAWVWDVYRSARFVKSVRVITFKDVNVEELPRSEELALPKVEDLGN; this is encoded by the coding sequence ATGAGTGCCGAGGACCTTGAAAACTATGAAACCGACATGGAGCTGCAGCTCTACCGCGAATACCGCGACGTCGTCGGGCTGTTCAGCTATGTGGTCGAGACCGAACGGCGTTTCTACCTGGCCAACCACGTTGACCTGCAGGCGCGCAGCGCCGACGGCGAGGTCTACTTCGACCTGACGCTGCAGGACGCCTGGGTGTGGGATGTGTACCGTTCCGCCCGCTTCGTCAAGAGCGTCCGCGTGATCACCTTCAAGGACGTCAACGTCGAGGAGCTCCCGCGCAGCGAGGAGCTCGCCCTGCCCAAGGTGGAGGACTTGGGGAACTGA
- a CDS encoding ribonuclease HII translates to MSEAPTLDYERRFRGSGARLLAGVDEVGRGALAGPVSVGIAVVDLHQLTLLDDVRDSKLLKVSERERLVPLVRSWSVASAVGHASAKEIDDVGIVAALRLAGTRAWLAVLAAGVTPDVVLLDGSHNWLSPETQPSLFDDGPAEPGCDAPVHTLVKADMQCLSVAAASILAKVERDGMMCALHSEYPAYGWDVNKGYGTAIHKDALRAAGPTPYHRVSWQLLAD, encoded by the coding sequence ATGTCTGAAGCCCCCACCCTCGACTACGAGCGCCGCTTCCGCGGCTCCGGCGCCAGGCTCCTCGCCGGCGTCGACGAGGTGGGCCGTGGCGCCCTCGCCGGGCCGGTCAGCGTGGGAATCGCCGTCGTGGACCTGCACCAGCTGACGCTGCTCGATGACGTGCGCGACTCGAAGCTGCTCAAGGTGTCTGAACGCGAACGCCTGGTGCCGCTGGTCCGGAGCTGGAGCGTGGCCTCCGCCGTCGGGCATGCCTCCGCGAAGGAGATCGACGACGTCGGCATCGTCGCCGCGCTCCGGCTCGCCGGGACCCGCGCCTGGCTCGCAGTCCTGGCCGCCGGGGTGACCCCGGACGTTGTCTTGCTGGACGGCAGCCACAACTGGCTCTCACCCGAAACCCAGCCCTCCCTGTTCGACGACGGCCCGGCGGAGCCCGGCTGCGACGCGCCGGTGCACACCCTGGTCAAGGCGGACATGCAGTGCCTGAGCGTCGCCGCGGCGTCCATCCTGGCCAAGGTGGAACGCGACGGCATGATGTGCGCGCTGCACAGCGAATACCCGGCCTACGGCTGGGACGTCAATAAGGGCTACGGCACCGCCATCCACAAGGACGCGCTGCGCGCCGCCGGACCCACCCCGTACCACCGCGTGAGCTGGCAGCTGCTCGCCGACTGA
- the lepB gene encoding signal peptidase I, whose product MPETGPRTPDPRGQDQPRVTSSPIPATEHAPYAAAGPSPATGAPDLSDAPGQGAPAHSDPAHSDPARNVPAPDYPASGGPAHAGASSRRARRAKAREGHSPMFLWAKEIATVVIVAVVLSFLIKTFLFRAFYIPSESMVNTLDVNDRIFVNLLVPEPFALERGDVVVFKDTQGWLVPAAEKETGPFTWVQDGLTFIGLLPDNSEQHLVKRVVGLPGDHVACCDAGGRLMVNGKPLDEPYINPTEVPQVRDFDVVVPEGKVWVMGDNRNHSADSRAHTDSNGGFVNIADIEGKAAVIAWPLNRITALDNYPGVFRDVPAPAGK is encoded by the coding sequence ATGCCCGAGACCGGACCCCGGACTCCCGATCCGCGGGGGCAGGACCAGCCCCGGGTGACTTCGTCCCCGATCCCCGCCACGGAGCACGCGCCGTACGCCGCTGCGGGTCCTTCCCCGGCCACCGGTGCTCCGGACCTTTCGGACGCTCCGGGTCAGGGAGCCCCGGCCCACTCTGATCCGGCCCACTCTGATCCCGCCCGGAATGTTCCGGCCCCGGATTATCCGGCCTCGGGCGGACCCGCCCATGCGGGCGCCTCGTCGAGGCGTGCGCGCCGGGCCAAAGCCCGTGAGGGCCACAGCCCGATGTTCCTCTGGGCGAAGGAAATAGCGACAGTTGTAATCGTCGCCGTCGTTCTGTCCTTCCTGATCAAGACGTTCCTGTTCCGTGCCTTCTACATCCCGTCGGAATCCATGGTGAACACCCTGGACGTGAACGACAGGATCTTCGTGAACCTCCTGGTTCCGGAGCCGTTCGCCCTGGAGCGCGGCGACGTCGTTGTGTTCAAGGACACCCAGGGCTGGCTGGTCCCCGCGGCGGAGAAGGAAACCGGCCCGTTCACCTGGGTGCAGGACGGGCTGACGTTCATTGGCCTGCTGCCGGACAATTCGGAGCAGCACTTGGTCAAACGCGTGGTCGGACTGCCGGGCGATCATGTGGCCTGTTGCGACGCAGGCGGCCGGCTTATGGTCAACGGCAAGCCGCTGGACGAGCCTTATATCAACCCCACCGAAGTGCCCCAGGTCCGCGATTTCGACGTCGTGGTCCCCGAAGGCAAGGTCTGGGTGATGGGTGACAACCGGAACCACTCCGCCGATTCGCGCGCCCACACGGACAGTAACGGCGGTTTCGTGAACATCGCCGACATCGAAGGCAAGGCCGCCGTCATTGCCTGGCCGCTGAACCGCATCACCGCCCTGGACAACTACCCCGGCGTCTTCCGCGACGTGCCCGCCCCGGCCGGAAAATAG
- the lepB gene encoding signal peptidase I — MEHTKRQPRKLGWRFVLLAVVLAVLISGLVRSLWLDVYYIPSASMEPLFQEGDRIIVSRTDFQAEPVGRGDIVVFDGRGSFAPLNSGRGPVLDFLGDVGHWIGLSGGDSTYIKRVIGLAGDHVVCCDAGGKLTVNGQQVAEPYLYEGDAPSQLKFSVIVPPGRLWLMGDHRSQSADSRSLLGAPGGGMVPLDRVIGRPVQIIWPLDRFTAVARPTEATTTTAKNGQ; from the coding sequence ATGGAACACACAAAACGCCAGCCCAGGAAACTCGGCTGGCGTTTTGTGTTACTGGCGGTGGTTCTGGCCGTCCTCATCAGCGGACTGGTCCGCTCGCTGTGGCTCGATGTCTACTACATCCCGTCCGCGTCGATGGAGCCGCTCTTCCAGGAAGGCGACAGGATCATCGTCTCGCGGACGGACTTCCAGGCCGAGCCGGTGGGTCGTGGCGACATTGTCGTCTTCGACGGGCGCGGCTCCTTCGCCCCGCTGAACAGCGGCAGGGGCCCCGTGCTGGACTTTCTTGGGGACGTCGGACACTGGATCGGCCTTTCCGGCGGCGACAGCACCTACATCAAACGGGTCATCGGACTCGCCGGAGACCACGTGGTTTGCTGTGATGCCGGTGGCAAACTCACAGTCAACGGCCAGCAAGTCGCGGAACCCTATCTCTACGAGGGCGACGCCCCGAGCCAGCTGAAGTTCAGCGTGATCGTTCCTCCAGGCAGGCTCTGGCTGATGGGGGACCACCGCTCACAGTCGGCCGACTCCCGCAGCCTCCTGGGCGCCCCCGGCGGCGGCATGGTGCCGCTGGACAGGGTGATCGGCAGGCCCGTACAGATCATCTGGCCGCTTGATAGATTTACAGCAGTAGCACGGCCCACCGAGGCCACCACGACAACAGCGAAGAACGGACAGTAA
- the rplS gene encoding 50S ribosomal protein L19, protein MHILDSVDAASLRTDVPVFRAGDTLKVHVNIIEGKNSRVQVFQGFVLGRHGDGLRETFTIRKVSFGVGVERTFPVHSPIIDKIELVSKGDVRRAKLYYMRDLRGKAAKIKEKRDFQTGK, encoded by the coding sequence ATGCATATCCTCGATTCCGTAGACGCAGCCTCGCTGCGCACCGATGTTCCCGTCTTCCGCGCGGGTGACACCCTCAAGGTTCACGTGAACATCATCGAAGGCAAGAACTCCCGCGTCCAGGTCTTCCAGGGCTTCGTCCTGGGCCGCCACGGCGACGGGCTGCGCGAAACCTTCACCATCCGCAAGGTCTCCTTCGGCGTTGGCGTGGAGCGTACCTTCCCGGTGCACTCCCCGATCATCGACAAGATCGAGCTCGTCTCCAAGGGTGACGTGCGCCGCGCCAAGCTTTACTACATGCGCGACCTGCGTGGTAAGGCCGCGAAGATCAAGGAAAAGCGCGACTTCCAGACCGGGAAGTAA
- the trmD gene encoding tRNA (guanosine(37)-N1)-methyltransferase TrmD gives MRIDVVSIFPEYLAPLELSLIGKARQDGLLELNVHDLRDFTTDRHRTVDDTPYGGGAGMVMKPEPWAQALAAVAAATPDSAEAGPAAAGSGPAKPVLIVPSPAGERFTQAAAQELAGEDRLVFACGRYEGIDERVMEWAAEHFTVRPMSLGDYVLNGGEVAVLAMVEAIGRLLPGVVGNPESLVEESHSDGLLEYPVYTKPSSWRDRDVPAVLLSGNHGKIAQWRRHEQYRRTAERRPDLLEEFDAAKLPRADRTAFADLGYDVVDGHLSRRADAGGDSA, from the coding sequence ATGAGGATCGACGTCGTCAGCATCTTCCCTGAGTACCTGGCACCGCTGGAACTTTCGCTGATCGGCAAGGCGCGCCAGGACGGCCTGCTGGAGCTGAACGTCCACGACCTCCGGGACTTCACCACGGACCGCCACCGGACCGTGGATGACACTCCCTACGGCGGCGGCGCCGGGATGGTCATGAAGCCCGAGCCCTGGGCGCAGGCACTGGCAGCCGTCGCGGCGGCAACGCCGGACTCCGCCGAAGCGGGACCGGCGGCTGCCGGGTCCGGGCCGGCGAAACCCGTCCTCATCGTCCCGTCGCCGGCGGGGGAGCGGTTCACCCAGGCCGCCGCCCAGGAACTGGCCGGGGAAGACCGACTGGTGTTCGCCTGCGGACGCTACGAAGGCATCGACGAGCGCGTCATGGAATGGGCCGCCGAGCACTTCACCGTGCGGCCCATGAGCCTTGGCGACTACGTCCTCAACGGCGGCGAAGTGGCCGTGCTGGCCATGGTGGAGGCCATCGGCCGCCTGCTGCCCGGCGTCGTCGGCAACCCCGAGTCCCTCGTGGAGGAATCGCACTCGGACGGGCTGCTGGAGTACCCCGTCTACACCAAACCGTCCAGCTGGCGGGACCGCGACGTCCCGGCGGTGCTGCTCAGCGGCAACCACGGCAAGATCGCCCAGTGGCGCCGGCACGAGCAGTACCGGCGCACCGCCGAGCGCCGCCCGGACCTGCTCGAGGAGTTCGACGCCGCCAAGCTGCCCCGCGCGGACCGCACCGCCTTCGCGGATCTCGGCTACGACGTCGTCGACGGCCACCTGTCCCGCCGCGCCGACGCCGGCGGGGATTCCGCCTGA
- the rimM gene encoding ribosome maturation factor RimM (Essential for efficient processing of 16S rRNA) produces MQLQVARIGKPHGIRGEVTVQVLTDAPGDRFVPGTQFVVEPASAGPLTVESARWNKDILLLAFEEIETRNEAETLRGAKLFIETEELEDDDDDEGWYEHELEGLEVRVGGQVVGKVSGLHTLPVQDLLVVTATDGKEVLIPFVEQIVPEVNVGEGYVVVTPPPGLFEVNAEDEAKPEDNPEDQPKPAGASDSEDRADAGDNA; encoded by the coding sequence ATGCAGCTTCAGGTGGCACGAATCGGCAAGCCCCACGGCATCCGCGGCGAAGTGACCGTCCAGGTGCTCACCGATGCTCCCGGCGACCGCTTCGTCCCCGGCACCCAGTTCGTCGTCGAGCCGGCCTCGGCCGGCCCGCTGACCGTCGAGAGCGCCCGCTGGAACAAAGACATCCTGCTGCTCGCCTTCGAGGAGATTGAGACCCGCAACGAGGCGGAGACCCTCCGCGGAGCCAAGCTGTTCATCGAAACCGAAGAACTCGAGGACGATGACGACGACGAGGGCTGGTACGAGCACGAGCTCGAGGGCCTGGAAGTCCGCGTCGGCGGCCAGGTGGTGGGCAAGGTTTCCGGCCTCCACACCCTCCCCGTGCAGGACCTGCTTGTGGTCACCGCGACGGACGGCAAGGAAGTCCTGATCCCCTTCGTGGAGCAGATCGTCCCCGAGGTTAACGTCGGCGAAGGCTACGTTGTGGTCACCCCGCCGCCCGGACTCTTTGAAGTCAACGCCGAGGACGAGGCCAAGCCGGAGGACAATCCGGAAGACCAGCCGAAGCCCGCGGGCGCCAGCGATTCCGAAGACCGTGCCGACGCCGGAGACAACGCCTAA
- a CDS encoding RNA-binding protein has protein sequence MLAEALEHLVRGIVDSPDDVKVSAKNNRRGDTLEVRVHQDDLGRVIGRQGRTARALRTVVAALADGEPVRVDVVDTDRRR, from the coding sequence TTGCTGGCCGAAGCGCTCGAACATCTCGTCCGCGGGATCGTTGACAGTCCTGACGATGTCAAGGTCAGTGCGAAGAACAACCGCCGCGGGGACACCCTCGAAGTGCGCGTTCACCAGGACGACCTCGGACGGGTGATCGGCCGCCAGGGCCGCACCGCACGTGCTTTGCGCACTGTGGTGGCAGCACTGGCGGACGGCGAGCCGGTCAGGGTCGACGTCGTCGACACCGACCGCCGCCGGTAA